Sequence from the Ignavibacteriales bacterium genome:
ATATATAAACATATCTGCTTTTTTAATACATTCATCTATATCTTGTGATGTAATCCTTAATGGAAATTCATCATTGTTTTTACTATACATTTCAGCCTTCTCACGATTTTCTATTTTTTTTGATGATTCATAATCTAAACGTTCGAGCATATTCTTTTCTCTTTTATCAACATCGCGTAATACCCCAATAAGATAGAACTTACTGTATTGATGCTTGAAGTATTCTATTTCATATGGATTCTTAAGAGTATCAATAACAAATGAATGCGTGTCATTAATTAGAATAAAAGCTCGAATAAGTTTATTCATTGCCTTCGGAAGTGTAAATATATTTTCTGCTTTAATTTCTCTATCAGATTCCTTTTTGTCTACAGAACCATATCGTCGTATTTCATCGCCTAAGTTTTGTAGTCGCTCTATAAAATTACCTAGTTCTTTTTTGATATATTTTTGTTTGAAGTGAGAATATATTTCTTTTGAAACCTCATAAGCATCAATGAGTTCAGAAGCAGTTTCAATGGAAATTATGGGGTCAGGTGAAGAGAAATGGTAAATACCCTTTAATTTTTGTTCATTTTTCTCAATCTTATTTGCGATGTCAGGAAATTCAGTTTTTGAAATTCGTCCTTTAATTAATGCATCTAAAAAAAATGAAAAAATAATTTTTGATACTTCAATAGAGATAAAAGGCTCCCATGCGGTTTTATTCCAATAATATTTTAATTTATTGTAGACGCGTTCATCCATTTTCGTAATAATTTCTAAATTAAAGGAAATATTGATTGAGTTATAACCAGGAATTTCGGGTTTATTCTTAGAAAGCAAAATTTCTTTGGTTGTACTGCAACCTACACCAGTATAGCCTGTTAAACCAATAACAAATGGTTCGTCTGTATTATTATATAATGAACTCAAATAATTCGTAATGTTATTCATATTATTCTCTTTATTTTTTGAAAAATTGTGATAAAGCTACTCCAATAGCAACAAAAGCCGTAAGACCAGTTGTATTACCAAAGAAGTAATTTCCTATAAAAAATGATGTGATTATTATAGCAGGTGAAATAAACTGTTTAACTTTTTCTTTTCTTTTTGCCTTATTATTTAATTCATTCCAGATGTCTATTAATAATGCATTTCTATTATTGTCTTTATTACATGACTTTGAAGAAGGTTCTTTGTTTTCTAAAAATACTATAGTAGATACTTGTTGCCCTTGTTTTAAGGTTATTTCATTCTTCGATAAATTATGCAAAACAAGAAGTAGGTTTCCACTCCAATCAGGGTCAATGGTGGTAGTATCATTTATAATACCTTTAGCGGTAATAGAAACTTTTGATACAACAAGACCAGAGTACATTTTATTTGATGGCATTGTTAGCTTCTCTAAAGTTGTTATAAATGCTGTT
This genomic interval carries:
- a CDS encoding deaminase is translated as MNNITNYLSSLYNNTDEPFVIGLTGYTGVGCSTTKEILLSKNKPEIPGYNSINISFNLEIITKMDERVYNKLKYYWNKTAWEPFISIEVSKIIFSFFLDALIKGRISKTEFPDIANKIEKNEQKLKGIYHFSSPDPIISIETASELIDAYEVSKEIYSHFKQKYIKKELGNFIERLQNLGDEIRRYGSVDKKESDREIKAENIFTLPKAMNKLIRAFILINDTHSFVIDTLKNPYEIEYFKHQYSKFYLIGVLRDVDKREKNMLERLDYESSKKIENREKAEMYSKNNDEFPLRITSQDIDECIKKADMFIYNQESESKNFEQLRFGIIKLVTLSKRPGCVTPTQDERCMQLAMTVRLVSGCISRQVGAIVIDKERKVIGVGWNDSPKGQIPCALRTCEELVNNSTPLIFSGYERSEKFTNHIKGLKQREEPFCFRTEKAVIDKKKEAEYTRALHAEENALFQASANGYISLIGSTLYTTSRTCNLCAKKAYQLGVKRIVYIDEYYDIAIEQTLKAGNKQIIIERFSGIIGQAYHKLYTAPMPEKSIIELEYNIA